Within the Spirochaetota bacterium genome, the region GTAGTCATTAGCATCAAATCATAACCGCCAAAAAAGATAAACTTAAATGACTCCTGGTTTACAACTGGCAATTCAAATGCTGGTGTAAGGTCAAATCCAACAAAATTAAGGGACTCTTTCCCAAAATCAGTATCAAGTTCGCCATTCATAACAAACATGCCAACCATACAATCTATGGCGCCCCAATCGCCACCATAGCGCGGAACCCACCCCAAAAACATGCCTACCATAGAAAACTTGTCTGCACTTATATATGCCCCTGTGAAATTCACAGTGTTTGAGAAAGACGATTCTTCCGGATATTCTGGATATCCCAAAGGAGGAGGTGATATGCTGAAGTTAGTCTGTGTGTTACTTGATTGTGCAAAAAGACCCGTTGCAATAAAAAGAAAGCAAAGAAACAGTGATATTTTGGTTTTCATACTGTTTACTCCATATTAGTATTATTACTTGTGTAATACATGCAGCCTTTAATAAAAGTCAATAATTTATTATGAAAAAAGCGGTGGATAATCATAACCACCGCTCCTTGTATAATATGCAAATATTTTGACTGCTCATTACTCCATCACTTCACCGCATACTCCGCAACCTTATCACCCACCTGTGTAGTAGTTAAACCCATCTTGCCTGCAGCAAGGGATTTCATATCACGCTGCAATATCTCAACAACGCCTTTTTCAATACGTGCTGCAGCGCCTTCTTCTCCCAGATGTGCCATCATCATCTGTGCTGCACAAATGGCTGCCAAAGGATTAATGACATTTTTACCGGTGTATTTTGGAGCAGAGCCACCAATAGGCTCAAACATAGACAGACCTTCAGGATTGATATTACCGCCAGCAGCAATGCCCATGCCTCCCTGTGTAATAGCACCAAGGTCGGTGATAATATCACCAAACATGTTTCCAGTAACAAGGACGTCAAACCACTCAGGATTTTTTACCATCCACATGCAGGTTGCATCAACATGATAGTATTCGCGCTTAATGTCGGGATATTCTTTTTCACCAATTTCGTGAAATGCTCTTTCCCATAAATCATAAACATACGTTAATACATTGGTTTTTCCTACCAGTGCCAGCGTTTTCTTTTTATTGCGCTTGCGGGCATACTCAAACGCATAGCGTAAGCACCTATCAACCTGAAACCTATTATATACCATTAT harbors:
- a CDS encoding 3-isopropylmalate dehydrogenase, with translation MKKSYNIAVLPGDGTGPEVVAEGVKVLQAVAQVENISLHFTNYDFGGERYLKTGETLPDGAIDELKKYDAIFLGAIGHPDVKPGILEKGILLRLRFELDQYINLRPVKLYPNVETPLKDKGPQDIDYVVVRENTGDVYTGIGGVTMKGTSHEEAMQIMVYNRFQVDRCLRYAFEYARKRNKKKTLALVGKTNVLTYVYDLWERAFHEIGEKEYPDIKREYYHVDATCMWMVKNPEWFDVLVTGNMFGDIITDLGAITQGGMGIAAGGNINPEGLSMFEPIGGSAPKYTGKNVINPLAAICAAQMMMAHLGEEGAAARIEKGVVEILQRDMKSLAAGKMGLTTTQVGDKVAEYAVK